One window of Dysgonomonas mossii genomic DNA carries:
- a CDS encoding pyridoxal phosphate-dependent aminotransferase, with amino-acid sequence MPSISQRGIDMPNSPIRKLAPLSDSAKARGLKVYHLNIGQPDLPTPEEALEAIRNIDRTILEYSPSDGYRSYREKLIGYYAKYNINVSPDDIIITTGGSEAVLFAFLACLDPGDEIIVPEPAYANYMAFAASAGAVIRTVSSTIDEGFALPPVEKFEELINERTKGILICNPNNPTGYLYSRTEMNQIKHLVQKYDLYLFSDEVYRDFIYTNSPYVSACHLVGIEENVVLIDSVSKRYSECGIRIGALITKNKELRKTVMKLCQARLSPPLIGQIAAEASLDASLEYIRDIYEEYVERRKFLIDRLNRIPGVYSPIPMGAFYTVARLPVEDSDDFCAWCLSDFEYEGQTIFMAPASGFYTTPGLGKNEVRIAYVLNKEDLAKALTVLEKALEAYNSKDKK; translated from the coding sequence ATGCCAAGTATCTCGCAACGAGGAATAGATATGCCAAATTCGCCAATCAGAAAATTGGCTCCCTTATCAGACTCTGCAAAGGCTAGAGGTCTAAAAGTTTACCATCTGAATATCGGACAACCCGATCTACCGACACCGGAAGAAGCTCTCGAAGCGATTCGGAATATAGACCGCACGATCTTGGAATATAGTCCCAGCGATGGCTACCGTTCTTATCGTGAAAAGTTGATAGGATATTATGCAAAATATAATATTAATGTATCTCCCGATGATATTATTATTACCACAGGCGGCTCAGAAGCGGTATTGTTCGCTTTCTTAGCTTGTCTCGATCCGGGAGATGAAATCATAGTTCCCGAACCTGCTTATGCCAACTACATGGCCTTCGCAGCATCGGCAGGAGCAGTTATCCGTACTGTGTCTTCTACCATTGATGAGGGGTTTGCACTACCTCCTGTAGAGAAATTCGAAGAGCTTATTAATGAGCGGACTAAAGGTATCCTTATTTGTAACCCGAATAATCCGACAGGCTACCTGTATTCTCGTACAGAAATGAACCAGATAAAACATTTGGTGCAAAAATATGATCTCTATTTGTTTTCAGACGAAGTATATCGTGACTTTATATATACCAACTCACCTTATGTTTCGGCATGTCACCTTGTTGGAATTGAGGAGAATGTCGTACTGATTGACTCTGTGTCGAAACGGTATAGCGAATGCGGTATCCGCATCGGTGCTTTGATTACCAAGAACAAGGAGCTTCGCAAAACTGTAATGAAGTTGTGTCAAGCTCGTCTTAGTCCGCCACTTATCGGTCAGATAGCAGCGGAAGCCTCTCTGGATGCTTCTTTGGAATATATACGCGACATATACGAAGAGTATGTAGAGAGACGGAAGTTCTTAATCGATAGGCTAAACCGTATTCCGGGAGTATATTCTCCTATACCTATGGGCGCATTCTATACCGTTGCCCGATTGCCGGTCGAAGATTCTGACGACTTTTGCGCATGGTGTTTGTCCGATTTTGAATACGAAGGACAAACTATATTTATGGCTCCTGCTTCCGGCTTTTACACTACACCGGGACTTGGTAAAAATGAAGTACGTATTGCTTATGTACTTAATAAAGAAGATTTAGCGAAGGCGCTTACTGTATTAGAAAAAGCTTTAGAGGCCTATAATTCAAAAGATAAAAAATGA
- a CDS encoding thymidylate synthase: MKQYHDLLKRVLAEGTFKEDRTGTGTISVFGHQSRYNLAEGFPVLTTKKLHLKSIIYELLWFLAGDTNAKYLQDHGVRIWNEWADESGDLGHIYGYQWRSWPDYNGGYIDQITNTVETIKNNPDSRRIIVSAWNVADLPNMNLPPCHAFFQFYVADGKLSLQLYQRSADIFLGVPFNIASYALLLKMMAQVTGLQEGEFVHTLGDAHIYTNHLDQVKLQLTRDFRPLPQMIINPEVKSIFDFKYEDFQLEGYDPHPHIKGEVAV; this comes from the coding sequence ATGAAACAATATCACGACTTACTGAAACGTGTGCTGGCTGAAGGCACATTCAAAGAAGATAGAACAGGTACAGGTACAATAAGCGTTTTCGGACATCAGAGCCGATATAACTTGGCAGAAGGATTCCCGGTACTGACCACAAAGAAATTACACTTAAAATCAATTATATACGAGCTGCTTTGGTTTTTGGCTGGTGATACCAATGCCAAATACCTGCAAGATCACGGGGTACGCATCTGGAACGAATGGGCTGACGAAAGCGGAGACCTCGGACATATCTACGGATACCAATGGCGTTCGTGGCCCGACTATAATGGAGGATATATAGACCAGATAACCAATACTGTAGAGACAATAAAGAACAACCCTGACTCGCGTCGTATTATTGTGAGCGCATGGAATGTTGCCGATCTGCCGAATATGAACCTCCCACCCTGCCATGCTTTTTTTCAGTTCTACGTGGCTGATGGCAAACTAAGCTTACAACTCTATCAACGTAGCGCCGACATATTTCTTGGCGTTCCTTTCAATATTGCATCTTATGCCTTACTCCTAAAGATGATGGCTCAAGTAACAGGATTGCAAGAAGGCGAATTTGTTCACACACTGGGTGATGCTCATATTTATACGAATCATTTAGATCAGGTAAAACTACAGCTCACCAGAGATTTTCGTCCTCTCCCTCAGATGATAATCAATCCTGAGGTAAAAAGCATTTTTGATTTCAAATATGAGGATTTCCAGCTTGAAGGATACGACCCGCATCCACATATAAAAGGAGAAGTTGCTGTCTAA
- a CDS encoding FecR domain-containing protein yields the protein MVTNDTDRLLARYFAGELSPQDRIRLEKWLAESQEHEDYFFELTSLYQNMGTAEYPPFDVQKAIEILEEHINKTSLKTVSHKRNKRKPLAWIIGAAAAVAILFFIFNRKQDNPITTITEKGLYSFADSTKINLIEGEVSFSKNGTRDTIYLKGKASFEMNSKKAESKIVKAGNTYVKDIGTKFTVEANTPDSVYVSVTEGEVLFYSDNNTGINLKMSQSGYYLSKNNKFYKETMRGSFQFKGTTLSEVINQLNTFYGQQIELKDKSVQDLPITVTFTKEDLSTILDVVAITLNLKVDHIGDGYTIE from the coding sequence ATGGTAACGAATGACACTGACAGATTATTAGCACGATATTTTGCAGGAGAGTTATCTCCTCAAGATAGAATACGCTTGGAGAAGTGGCTTGCCGAGTCGCAGGAGCATGAAGACTATTTCTTTGAGCTCACTTCGCTTTATCAAAATATGGGAACGGCCGAATACCCTCCCTTCGATGTACAAAAAGCGATTGAAATACTAGAGGAACATATAAATAAAACCTCTCTAAAGACAGTGTCTCACAAAAGGAACAAAAGAAAGCCTCTAGCTTGGATAATCGGTGCAGCTGCTGCTGTTGCGATACTATTTTTTATCTTCAACAGAAAGCAAGACAATCCGATTACTACCATTACTGAAAAAGGGTTGTATTCTTTTGCTGACAGCACAAAAATAAACTTGATAGAAGGTGAAGTCTCTTTTAGCAAAAACGGAACAAGAGATACTATTTATCTAAAAGGTAAAGCTTCCTTTGAAATGAATTCGAAAAAAGCAGAAAGCAAAATTGTGAAAGCAGGGAATACATATGTAAAAGATATCGGTACTAAGTTTACAGTTGAAGCAAATACTCCCGACTCCGTTTATGTGAGTGTTACCGAAGGTGAAGTATTGTTTTATTCGGACAACAACACCGGCATAAATCTTAAGATGAGTCAAAGCGGATATTACTTATCTAAAAACAATAAATTCTATAAGGAAACAATGAGAGGTAGTTTCCAGTTCAAAGGGACAACTCTAAGCGAAGTTATTAACCAACTAAATACATTCTACGGGCAACAGATAGAGCTAAAAGATAAAAGTGTCCAAGATCTTCCTATTACAGTAACATTCACAAAAGAAGATTTGTCTACCATACTGGATGTAGTAGCTATTACATTAAACCTGAAAGTAGACCACATAGGCGATGGCTATACAATCGAATAG
- the rpsI gene encoding 30S ribosomal protein S9, translating into MEVVNAIGRRKAAIARVFVSEGTGKIVINKRELDNYFPSTILQYVVKQPLSKLAVDGKYDIKINLNGGGYKGQAEAARLGIARALVKINPEDKAALRAEGFMTRDPRVVERKKPGQPKARKRFQFSKR; encoded by the coding sequence ATGGAAGTAGTAAATGCAATAGGAAGACGTAAAGCTGCTATAGCTCGCGTATTCGTAAGCGAAGGAACCGGAAAAATAGTGATCAACAAACGTGAACTAGACAATTACTTCCCTTCAACTATTCTTCAATATGTTGTAAAACAACCTCTAAGCAAACTTGCTGTAGATGGTAAGTACGACATAAAGATCAACCTTAACGGTGGCGGATACAAAGGACAGGCAGAAGCTGCACGCCTAGGTATCGCTCGTGCATTGGTTAAGATCAATCCAGAAGATAAGGCTGCTCTTAGAGCTGAAGGATTTATGACTCGTGACCCACGCGTTGTAGAACGTAAAAAACCGGGACAACCGAAAGCAAGAAAAAGATTTCAATTCTCAAAACGTTAA
- a CDS encoding TonB-dependent receptor, giving the protein MTSAQTYKISGTVVDSRTKETLIGVPIIIENRNGSGVSSDENGKYALTLPKGEYILKVDYIGFEKKTLKISLNQNIKKDIELVQTTIGLSEVVVSAERPDANVSAPQTGIEKMEIQTINKIPVLLGERDIIKSIQLMPGVQGAGEGSSGFYVRGGSADQNLILLDNVSLYNASHLMGFFSTFNSEVLRDVTLYKGAMPAQYGERLASILDVQQRNGDNQKYHVAGGIGLISSNVNAEGPIQKGKSSFLIGARRTYADALARMSGIEDAKNAYLYFYDLNMKLNFALSDKDQISISGYLGRDKMVLKDAAEVNWGNSFLIANWSHTFNNKWTSRTSLSYNQYDYYFGMEVGMNLNGTAKIKDYGLKHEFIFQQSKNSQWRLGVSSTYHDLAPGNYNLDSEQKNSVDLHHRYSSENAAYISNQIKITDNLEVVYGLRASAFMALGKGQYYTLDQDNNVLDSTWYKSGKVVKTYINLEPRFSAAYKLNEVSSIKAAYARTTQNMHLLSYSAQGTPFDRWTSSSNNVKPQIADQVSLGYFRNFNDNMFEFSIEGYYKDMRNQLDFKDNADIEGYDVIETELLSGKGRAYGVELSLKKRQGRLTGWIAYTLSKSEKKIDGINEDRWYNAFQDRTHDLSIVGMYELNPKWSLSAAWVFYTGNAITYPSGKYQVNGKDVMYYAERNGYRMPNYHRLDLGATCLLKKTSKFQSELVFGLYNAYGRENAYMIQFRTNSKDPSKTTAYQYSLFTFVPSVSWNFKF; this is encoded by the coding sequence TTGACAAGTGCACAAACCTATAAAATTAGCGGGACGGTAGTTGACTCTCGTACAAAAGAAACACTGATAGGAGTTCCAATTATAATAGAAAACCGAAATGGCAGTGGTGTATCATCAGATGAGAATGGGAAATATGCCCTCACTCTTCCGAAAGGAGAATACATATTAAAGGTTGATTATATCGGCTTCGAAAAAAAGACCTTGAAGATTTCTCTTAACCAGAATATAAAAAAGGATATCGAACTTGTACAAACTACAATTGGTTTGAGTGAAGTTGTTGTATCTGCCGAGCGTCCCGATGCAAATGTATCTGCGCCACAAACAGGGATTGAAAAAATGGAGATACAAACAATAAATAAGATTCCGGTTCTACTCGGAGAACGTGATATCATAAAATCGATACAGTTAATGCCCGGAGTACAAGGTGCCGGAGAAGGCAGTTCAGGGTTTTATGTACGTGGGGGTAGTGCCGATCAGAACCTTATCTTACTGGATAATGTATCGCTCTACAATGCATCCCATCTCATGGGTTTCTTCTCTACGTTCAACTCGGAAGTATTACGTGATGTAACGCTGTATAAAGGAGCTATGCCGGCGCAGTACGGAGAACGCTTGGCATCAATCTTAGATGTTCAACAACGCAATGGTGACAATCAGAAATATCATGTAGCCGGTGGCATCGGGCTTATTTCGTCTAATGTGAATGCTGAAGGGCCTATACAAAAAGGGAAATCATCTTTCCTGATAGGGGCAAGACGCACCTATGCCGATGCATTGGCACGTATGTCGGGAATAGAAGATGCAAAAAATGCTTACCTGTATTTTTATGATCTGAATATGAAGTTGAACTTCGCCTTGTCTGATAAAGACCAGATATCTATTTCTGGATATTTGGGACGAGACAAAATGGTATTAAAAGATGCAGCCGAGGTGAACTGGGGTAATAGTTTTCTGATAGCTAACTGGAGTCATACTTTCAATAACAAATGGACTTCTCGCACATCACTATCTTATAATCAATACGATTACTACTTTGGGATGGAAGTAGGAATGAACTTGAATGGAACAGCTAAAATCAAAGACTATGGTTTAAAGCATGAGTTTATCTTTCAGCAAAGTAAAAACAGCCAATGGCGCTTAGGTGTCAGCTCTACATACCATGATTTGGCTCCCGGAAACTATAATCTGGACTCGGAGCAAAAAAACTCGGTAGATCTGCATCATCGCTATTCGTCAGAAAATGCAGCTTACATATCCAATCAGATCAAGATAACTGATAATCTGGAGGTGGTATATGGACTTCGTGCTTCGGCATTCATGGCGTTGGGGAAAGGACAATATTATACGCTAGATCAGGATAATAATGTATTAGATAGCACATGGTACAAATCGGGAAAAGTAGTAAAAACATATATAAATCTCGAACCTCGATTTTCAGCTGCTTACAAACTAAATGAAGTATCTTCAATAAAAGCTGCTTATGCACGCACAACACAGAATATGCACTTGTTGTCATACTCGGCACAAGGCACACCCTTCGACCGTTGGACATCCAGCTCTAACAATGTAAAGCCACAGATAGCAGATCAAGTGTCGCTCGGATACTTTAGAAACTTCAATGATAATATGTTCGAATTCAGCATCGAAGGTTATTACAAAGATATGAGAAACCAGCTCGACTTCAAGGACAATGCCGACATAGAAGGATATGACGTTATAGAAACAGAGCTGCTATCGGGAAAAGGAAGAGCATACGGGGTAGAACTTTCGCTGAAGAAGCGTCAGGGAAGGCTTACGGGGTGGATAGCATACACTCTTTCGAAATCGGAGAAAAAGATTGACGGCATAAATGAAGACAGATGGTATAATGCATTCCAAGATCGCACGCATGATTTATCAATTGTGGGAATGTACGAACTCAACCCTAAATGGTCGTTATCTGCGGCTTGGGTATTCTATACAGGGAATGCGATTACTTATCCAAGCGGAAAGTATCAGGTCAATGGTAAAGATGTGATGTACTATGCAGAGAGAAATGGCTACAGGATGCCTAATTATCATCGCCTCGATCTAGGTGCAACCTGTCTGCTAAAGAAGACCTCTAAATTTCAGTCGGAATTGGTATTCGGTCTATACAACGCTTATGGACGAGAGAATGCTTATATGATTCAATTCCGTACCAACTCGAAAGATCCAAGCAAGACAACAGCTTATCAATATTCACTATTTACATTTGTTCCATCTGTTTCTTGGAACTTCAAGTTTTAA
- a CDS encoding DUF4249 domain-containing protein, translating into MKSIKNKYIIVLSALAVMLAVTSCEKEIDVELNSVTPRIQIEGIVKQDQLAKVRVSHTLDFNDNSGYPFLKGAIVKISDDAGNTETLQQDNTGWYVAQNIKGVIGRSYNLSVTYEDKEYTSTSKIPPLVKLDSLSMYKIPVMKYAIPMIHFSDPKGETNQYYRCLVYINGKQLPDVNEMVLSAEFMDGSPIHQFLPVFINDDDVDPIKQGDEIEVEFQCIDKGAYTFFYTLSRIEDSKTNPTSNIKGGALGYFSASTVDKMTITAEWEE; encoded by the coding sequence ATGAAAAGTATAAAAAACAAATATATAATAGTACTTTCGGCTTTAGCTGTAATGCTTGCAGTAACCTCTTGTGAAAAAGAAATAGATGTAGAGCTTAATTCGGTTACACCACGCATACAAATAGAAGGTATTGTAAAACAGGATCAATTGGCTAAAGTAAGAGTAAGCCATACGCTCGATTTTAATGATAATAGCGGCTACCCTTTCTTAAAAGGAGCTATTGTAAAAATCTCCGATGATGCAGGAAACACGGAGACATTACAACAGGACAATACAGGCTGGTATGTTGCACAAAATATCAAAGGGGTGATTGGGCGCAGTTATAACTTATCTGTAACCTACGAAGATAAAGAATATACGTCTACTTCTAAAATTCCACCGTTGGTAAAACTCGATTCATTGTCGATGTATAAAATTCCGGTAATGAAATATGCTATTCCGATGATTCACTTCTCCGATCCTAAAGGAGAGACCAATCAGTACTACCGGTGTCTTGTATATATCAATGGAAAACAATTGCCGGATGTAAATGAAATGGTGCTGAGTGCTGAGTTTATGGACGGCAGCCCGATACATCAGTTTTTACCAGTATTCATCAACGATGATGACGTAGACCCAATCAAACAGGGAGATGAGATTGAAGTAGAATTTCAATGTATCGATAAAGGAGCTTACACTTTCTTTTATACATTAAGTAGAATTGAAGATTCGAAGACAAACCCAACCTCCAATATCAAAGGTGGGGCATTAGGCTACTTCTCTGCATCTACTGTAGATAAAATGACTATTACTGCCGAGTGGGAAGAATAG
- the rpsB gene encoding 30S ribosomal protein S2: protein MAKLEFDQLLEAGVHFGHLKRKWNPAMAPYIFMERNGIHIIDLYKTIAKTEEAAAALKQIAKSGKKILFVATKKQAKQVVTDLAQSVNMPYVVERWPGGMLTNFPTIRKAIKKMSTIDKMIKDGTFDTLSKRERLQVTRQRAKLEKTLGSIQDLTRLPSALFVVDVMKEHIAVREANRLGIPVFAMVDTNSSPEDIDFVIPANDDAAKSIELILGSLCEGIKEGLEERKIEKADSAAAEAQDEEGAPRRERKAKAGAKKAVTKEDQEAINAAVASKFAKEDEE, encoded by the coding sequence ATGGCAAAATTAGAATTCGACCAATTATTAGAAGCTGGTGTACACTTCGGTCACTTAAAGAGAAAGTGGAATCCGGCTATGGCTCCTTACATCTTTATGGAGCGCAACGGTATCCACATTATCGACCTTTATAAGACAATAGCTAAGACTGAAGAGGCTGCTGCTGCATTGAAGCAAATAGCTAAATCAGGTAAAAAAATATTGTTCGTTGCTACAAAAAAACAAGCAAAACAAGTTGTTACAGACTTGGCTCAATCAGTGAATATGCCATACGTGGTAGAACGCTGGCCAGGAGGTATGTTGACAAACTTCCCTACTATCCGTAAGGCTATTAAGAAAATGTCAACTATCGACAAGATGATCAAAGACGGTACTTTCGATACTTTGTCAAAAAGAGAAAGACTTCAAGTAACTCGTCAACGTGCTAAACTTGAAAAAACATTGGGTTCTATCCAAGACTTAACTCGTCTTCCATCTGCTTTGTTTGTGGTAGACGTAATGAAAGAACACATTGCTGTAAGAGAAGCTAATCGTCTTGGTATACCTGTATTTGCTATGGTAGATACAAATTCTAGCCCTGAAGATATCGACTTCGTAATCCCTGCTAATGACGATGCTGCAAAATCTATCGAACTTATCTTAGGAAGCCTTTGCGAAGGAATCAAAGAAGGTCTTGAAGAAAGAAAGATCGAAAAAGCAGATAGCGCTGCTGCTGAAGCTCAAGATGAAGAAGGAGCTCCAAGAAGAGAACGCAAAGCAAAAGCAGGTGCTAAAAAAGCTGTAACTAAAGAAGACCAAGAAGCAATCAATGCGGCTGTAGCCAGCAAGTTTGCTAAAGAGGACGAAGAGTAA
- a CDS encoding GNAT family N-acetyltransferase, translated as MNIRKGLISDIDNLENLYNNLNDYLEANINYPGWIKHVYPIRETAIKGIEEKSLFVVEDNGIILGSIILNHTPEDAYNQVKWKVDTNYSNIIVVHTLVTNPDFMNQGVASELISFTKQYSSALNMKSIRLDVSINNTAAISLYEKHGYEYIGIVDLGLGYEHLKWFRLYELTL; from the coding sequence ATGAACATAAGGAAAGGGCTAATCTCCGATATAGATAATTTAGAAAATCTGTATAACAATTTAAATGATTATCTGGAAGCTAATATAAATTATCCGGGATGGATAAAGCATGTATATCCGATTAGAGAAACTGCCATAAAAGGAATTGAAGAAAAGAGTCTTTTCGTTGTGGAAGATAATGGTATAATCCTCGGAAGTATTATCCTTAACCATACGCCGGAAGATGCATATAATCAGGTTAAATGGAAAGTTGATACGAATTACAGTAATATTATAGTAGTTCATACACTTGTAACAAACCCTGACTTTATGAATCAGGGAGTCGCATCCGAGTTGATAAGTTTCACAAAACAATATTCATCAGCTTTGAATATGAAAAGCATACGGCTGGATGTTTCCATAAATAATACAGCAGCAATATCCTTATACGAAAAGCACGGATATGAATACATAGGAATAGTGGATTTAGGGCTCGGATACGAGCATTTGAAATGGTTCCGTCTTTATGAATTAACCTTATAA
- the rplM gene encoding 50S ribosomal protein L13 gives MDTLSYKTISANKATVQKEWVVIDATGQTLGRMASKVAKLLRGKYKPSFTPHVDCGDNVIIINADKVVLTGNKWNDRVYLRYTGYPGGQREATPAVLLEKGADRLVHKVVKGMLPKNRLGAALLKNLYVYAGTEHKHDAQQPKTIDINALK, from the coding sequence GTGGATACTTTAAGTTATAAGACCATTTCTGCGAACAAAGCAACTGTACAAAAAGAATGGGTTGTGATTGACGCAACAGGCCAAACCTTAGGGCGTATGGCCTCTAAAGTGGCAAAACTTCTGAGAGGGAAGTACAAACCAAGTTTTACTCCACACGTTGACTGTGGCGACAATGTAATCATCATCAATGCTGATAAAGTTGTACTTACAGGAAATAAATGGAACGATCGCGTTTATCTGAGATATACAGGTTATCCTGGAGGTCAAAGAGAAGCAACTCCTGCAGTTTTGCTGGAAAAAGGAGCTGACCGCTTAGTGCATAAAGTAGTAAAAGGAATGTTACCTAAGAATCGTCTTGGTGCTGCCCTTCTTAAGAACCTTTATGTATATGCAGGAACTGAGCACAAACATGATGCTCAACAACCAAAAACAATAGATATTAACGCTCTTAAATAA
- a CDS encoding non-canonical purine NTP diphosphatase, translating into MRRKLVFATNNSHKLEEVKAVVGSSFDILSLKDIGCHEDIEEPGETLQENALIKARYVKDKYGYDCFGDDTGLEVEALNGAPGVYSARYAGGDHDSKANMKKLLKELDGTTNRKAQFRTVIALILDGKEYLFEGKVKGSIITEERGDAGFGYDPVFQPDGYDQTFAQLGSEVKNNVSHRALATKALCEFLKNI; encoded by the coding sequence ATGAGAAGAAAATTAGTTTTTGCTACTAATAACAGTCATAAGCTCGAAGAAGTAAAAGCAGTTGTTGGAAGCAGTTTTGATATACTCAGCCTAAAAGATATTGGTTGCCACGAAGATATTGAAGAACCGGGAGAGACATTGCAGGAAAATGCTCTGATAAAAGCCCGCTACGTAAAAGATAAATATGGCTATGACTGCTTCGGAGATGATACCGGACTGGAAGTCGAAGCTTTGAACGGTGCTCCGGGAGTATACTCTGCCCGTTATGCGGGAGGAGATCATGACTCGAAGGCAAATATGAAAAAGCTGCTCAAAGAGCTTGATGGTACTACTAACAGGAAAGCGCAGTTCAGAACTGTGATCGCACTGATATTGGATGGCAAAGAATATCTATTCGAAGGAAAGGTGAAGGGTAGTATTATAACCGAAGAAAGGGGAGATGCGGGATTTGGTTATGATCCTGTTTTTCAACCTGATGGATACGATCAGACATTTGCTCAATTAGGGTCAGAGGTGAAGAATAACGTAAGTCACAGAGCATTAGCTACAAAGGCTTTGTGTGAGTTCTTAAAAAATATTTGA
- the tsf gene encoding translation elongation factor Ts, with the protein MAISMADIQHLRKMTGAGMMDCKNALNEAEGDFDKAVEIIRKKGQAFAAKREDRDASEGCVLAATQGDFAAIVAVNCETDFVAMNADFVGMTKSILDAALENKPADIDTLKAVEVSGRAITDLVTDRMGVTGEKMEFSVYKQITAPTVVAYVHPGNKLASIVGFNKPNVDEQVAKDIAMQIAAMNPVALVPEEVSEEIKQRELSIAREKAIEAGKPENLIEKIAEGALNKFYKEFTLLQQEFVKNPKLTIAQYLAAHDKELTVVGFQRYTLNAE; encoded by the coding sequence ATGGCAATTTCTATGGCTGATATCCAACATCTACGCAAAATGACAGGTGCTGGTATGATGGATTGTAAAAATGCTTTGAACGAGGCTGAAGGAGATTTCGACAAAGCTGTTGAGATAATTCGCAAAAAAGGACAAGCTTTTGCTGCAAAACGTGAAGACCGTGATGCTTCGGAAGGTTGTGTACTTGCTGCTACTCAAGGCGATTTCGCTGCGATTGTAGCAGTAAACTGTGAAACAGACTTCGTTGCAATGAATGCTGATTTTGTAGGAATGACTAAATCTATCCTAGATGCTGCATTAGAAAACAAACCGGCTGATATCGACACACTGAAAGCTGTTGAAGTTAGCGGTCGTGCTATCACTGACCTTGTAACAGACAGAATGGGTGTTACAGGCGAAAAAATGGAGTTCAGCGTTTACAAACAAATTACAGCTCCTACAGTTGTTGCTTATGTTCACCCGGGTAACAAACTAGCTTCTATCGTAGGGTTCAACAAACCAAACGTTGACGAGCAAGTAGCAAAAGACATAGCTATGCAAATTGCAGCTATGAACCCTGTAGCTCTTGTTCCTGAAGAAGTATCTGAGGAAATCAAACAAAGAGAACTAAGCATCGCAAGAGAAAAAGCAATCGAAGCTGGCAAACCAGAAAACTTGATTGAAAAAATTGCAGAAGGTGCATTAAATAAATTCTACAAAGAATTTACACTTCTTCAACAAGAATTCGTTAAGAATCCAAAACTAACAATAGCTCAATATCTTGCTGCGCACGATAAAGAACTTACTGTTGTCGGTTTCCAACGTTATACTTTGAACGCTGAATAA
- a CDS encoding RNA polymerase sigma-70 factor translates to MELIQETVRLTDKETHEALFKRWYEPLCKYAYSILKDQFEAEDAVQKVFFKLWDDRLNTSITVSIKSYLYMAVHNICLNRIKQMKVQQKHNQQIALDEPIEHNEVYESIVEKELNYKITMAIAQLPPRCREVFELSRFEMMSYKEIAQELAISPNTVENQIAKALKLLRENLKEFISVVVLYYLIKLIGLW, encoded by the coding sequence GTGGAGCTTATTCAAGAGACAGTGAGGTTAACAGATAAAGAAACTCACGAAGCCCTGTTCAAAAGGTGGTATGAACCTTTATGTAAATACGCTTATAGTATTCTCAAAGATCAGTTCGAGGCAGAAGATGCCGTTCAGAAAGTATTTTTTAAACTATGGGACGACCGCCTCAATACGAGTATAACCGTGTCAATAAAGTCTTATCTGTATATGGCTGTGCATAATATCTGTCTGAACCGAATTAAACAGATGAAGGTGCAACAGAAGCATAATCAACAAATAGCCTTAGACGAACCGATTGAGCATAACGAAGTATATGAAAGCATTGTAGAAAAAGAACTGAATTATAAAATCACTATGGCGATAGCACAATTACCACCCCGATGCAGAGAGGTATTTGAACTTAGCCGATTCGAAATGATGAGCTATAAGGAGATTGCTCAAGAACTGGCAATCTCTCCAAACACTGTAGAAAATCAAATAGCTAAAGCACTGAAGCTCTTGAGAGAAAACCTGAAAGAATTTATTTCGGTCGTCGTGTTATACTACTTAATAAAACTGATTGGACTATGGTAA